A single region of the Salvia miltiorrhiza cultivar Shanhuang (shh) chromosome 8, IMPLAD_Smil_shh, whole genome shotgun sequence genome encodes:
- the LOC131001548 gene encoding probable inactive receptor kinase At1g48480 — MMQSSIRHLLLLTAAAFLLRSAAPDITSDRAALVALRSAVGGRVLLWNLSNPTPCAWSGVNCSPDNSSVVELHFPGMGLSGELPPKTFSNMTNLQTLSLRYNALSGPLPPDLFTSLTSLRNLYLQHNLFTGQVPETLFSLTSLVRVNLAENNFSGPISPGFSNLTRLGTLYLQSNRFSGPIPDLNLPSLVQFDVSNNNLTGPIPNGLSRKPKSSFLGNSLCGDPLNSCGNAKPKKKLSGGAIAGIIIGSVIAFFVILLLVFCLCRVLARKRSRSKDEPVANVKEVETPPQKSAESGGGGGGLFAAAIGGGAKEKEVVEGDLNVGGKKGLVFFGKTGWNIELEDLLRASAEVLGKGTFGTAYKAVLETGLAVAVKRLRDVTMAEKDFRKKMEEIGSMDHHNLVPLRAYYYNGDEKLLVYEYLPMGSLSALLHGNKGASRTPLNWETRAAIALGAAKGISYLHSQGSTISHGNIKSSNILLTKSYEARVSDFGLAQLAGPAATPNRVAGYRAPEVTDPHRVSQKADVYSFGVLLLELLTGKAPTHTLVNEEGVDLPRWVQSVVREEWTAEVFDLELLRYQNVEEDMVQLLQLAVDCTAQYPDKRPSMDEVVVKIEELCRSSSQDPSGDAVDVLEEL; from the exons ATGATGCAATCCAGCATCCGCCACCTCCTCCTATTGACGGCCGCCGCCTTCCTCCTCCGGTCCGCCGCGCCCGACATCACCTCCGACCGCGCCGCCCTCGTAGCCCTCCGCTCCGCCGTGGGCGGCCGCGTCCTCCTCTGGAACCTCTCGAACCCCACCCCCTGCGCCTGGTCCGGAGTCAACTGCTCACCCGACAATTCCTCCGTCGTGGAGCTCCACTTCCCCGGAATGGGGCTTTCCGGCGAGCTGCCTCCCAAAACCTTCTCGAACATGACCAATCTGCAGACGCTTAGCCTCCGCTACAACGCCCTCTCCGGGCCGCTGCCGCCGGACCTCTTCACTTCCCTCACCTCTCTCCGCAATCTCTATTTACAGCACAATTTATTCACCGGCCAAGTCCCCGAAACCCTATTTTCTCTGACTTCGCTGGTGCGGGTGAATTTAGCTGAGAACAATTTCTCCGGCCCGATTTCGCCGGGCTTTAGTAATCTGACCCGTTTAGGCACGCTCTACTTGCAGAGTAACCGTTTCTCCGGCCCGATCCCCGACTTGAATCTGCCAAGCTTAGTTCAGTTCGATGTATCCAACAATAACCTAACCGGTCCCATTCCCAACGGCCTTTCCCGGAAGCCTAAAAGCTCGTTTCTCGGCAATTCACTCTGCGGCGATCCTCTCAATTCCTGCGGCAACGCAAAACCGAAGAAGAAGCTCTCCGGCGGCGCCATTGCCGGCATAATAATCGGCTCTGTGATCGCGTTTTTCGTGATCTTACTGCTTGTGTTCTGCTTGTGTAGAGTGCTAGCTAGAAAGCGCTCGAGATCCAAGGACGAACCGGTGGCGAATGTGAAGGAAGTGGAGACTCCGCCGCAGAAATCGGCggagagcggcggcggcggcggtggcctATTTGCGGCGGCGATTGGGGGTGGGGCGAAGGAGAAAGAGGTGGTGGAGGGTGATTTGAATGTTGGTGGGAAGAAGGGGCTGGTCTTCTTTGGTAAAACAGGTTGGAATATTGAATTGGAGGATCTGCTGAGGGCTTCGGCTGAGGTTTTGGGGAAGGGGACGTTCGGGACGGCGTACAAGGCGGTGCTGGAGACGGGGCTGGCGGTGGCGGTGAAGCGGCTGAGGGATGTGACCATGGCGGAGAAGGACTTCAGGAAGAAGATGGAGGAGATTGGGAGCATGGATCACCACAATTTGGTGCCCTTGAGGGCTTATTACTACAATGGTGATGAGAAGTTGCTTGTTTATGAGTATTTGCCAATGGGAAGCTTGTCTGCCTTATTACATG GAAACAAGGGAGCGAGCAGGACGCCTTTAAACTGGGAGACGAGGGCGGCCATTGCTCTAGGCGCTGCCAAAGGAATTTCATACCTCCACTCTCAAGGATCAACCATCTCCCATGGCAACATCAAGTCATCAAACATTCTCCTCACTAAATCATACGAAGCTCGCGTCTCCGACTTTGGTCTTGCTCAGCTCGCCGGCCCTGCTGCCACTCCCAACCGCGTTGCAGGCTACAGGGCACCGGAGGTGACAGATCCTCACAGAGTCTCTCAAAAGGCCGATGTATACAGTTTTGGGGTGTTGCTATTGGAGTTGTTGACGGGCAAGGCTCCAACGCACACGTTGGTGAACGAGGAGGGGGTTGATCTCCCCCGGTGGGTCCAATCCGTGGTCCGGGAGGAGTGGACAGCCGAGGTGTTCGATCTTGAGCTCCTCCGCTATCAGAATGTGGAGGAGGACATGGTGCAGCTCTTGCAACTCGCTGTGGACTGCACCGCGCAGTATCCGGACAAGCGCCCTTCCATGGACGAGGTGGTCGTGAAGATCGAGGAGCTGTGCCGTTCGAGCTCGCAGGACCCCAGCGGTGATGCAGTGGATGTCTTGGAGGAGTTGTGA